From Halorussus lipolyticus:
AGGTTGGTTCTGAATGTGGATTGAAGCACTCATCGCGGTGACGTTGGCGTCCGCGGCCGCGGTCTTCCTCGCCCCGAACAAAGTGGCCGGGAAGCTCGCGTTCGCGCTCAGCCTGCTCCCGATGGTCGGGAGCCTCTGGATGTACAGCACGTACGAGGCCAGCGGCAACGCCCTGCTCGCAGGGAGCGAACTGGCCTTCGAGACGAACTTCAACTGGGTCGTCGCCGGACCGTACAGCCTGAGTTGGCACGTCGGCCTCGACGGCATCAGCATGCCGCTGGTCGCGCTGACCACGGTCCTCACGTCGCTGGCCCTGCTGGCGTCGTGGACTCCCATCGACGAGCGTCAGAGCCAGTTCTACGGCCTGATGCTGTTCTTGGAGGCGAGCCTGTTGGGCGTCTTCTCGGCGCTCGACTTCTTCCTGTGGTTCGTCTTCTGGGAGATGGTGCTGGTCCCGATGTACGTCCTCATCGGCGTCTGGGGCGGTCCGCGTCGCAAGTACGCGGCCATCAAGATGTTCGTCTATACGAACATCGCCAGCCTCGTGATGTTCATCGGGTTCATCGCGCTCGTCTTCGGTCTCGGCGACTCGGTGACGAGCCTCGACATGCCGGCCATCGCCCAAGCGCTTCGCGCGGGCGAACTCGGTAGTCTGGGTCCGGTCAGCGCGGGCACCCTGAAGGTGGCGGCGTTCGTCGCCATGTTCGCCGGGTTCGCGGTGAAGGTTCCGGTGGTTCCGTTCCACACGTGGCTTCCGGACGCTCACGTCGAGGCCCCGACGCCGGTCTCCATCATGCTGGCCGGGGTTCTCCTGAAGATGGGTACCTACGCCCTGCTCCGGTTCAACTTCACGATGCTCCCGGAGGTCGCCCAGAACAACGCGCCCATCATCGCGGTGTTCGCGGTAGTCAGCGTCATCTACGGCGCGATGCTGGCGCTGGCCCAGTCCGACCTCAAGCGCATCGTGGCGTACTCGTCGGTCTCCTCGATGGGGTACGTCATCCTCGGACTGGTGGCCTACACGCTCTACGGCATGGGCGGCGCGACCTTCCAGATGGTCGCGCACGGTCTCATCTCGGGCCTGATGTTCATGTCGGTCGGCGTCATCTACAACACGACCCACACCCGGATGGTCTCGGACATGTCCGGGCTGGCTAGCAAGATGCCCATCACCGTGGCGGTGTTCGTCGCGGGCGCGTTCGGTTACATGGGCCTGCCGCTGATGGCCGGCTTCGCCGCGGAGCTGTTCATCTTCCTCGGCTCGTTCGGGGCGTTCGCCGGCTCGGTCTGGTTCACGGCCGCCGCGATGTTCGGCATCGTCGTGGTCGCGGGCTACCTGCTGTTCGCCATGCAGAGGACCCTGTTCGGCGAGTTCGAGGTCGAGACCGACTACGAGGTCGGTCCCGCGGCCTTCCACGACGTCGCCCCGCTCGTGGTCCTCATCCTGCTGGTCATCCTGCTGGGTGTCGATCCGGGCATCTTCTACGACATGATTCAGAACGCAGTCGATCCGCTGGTTCCGGCGACCGGAGGTGGTGCATAGATGGCAGTCGAACTTCCGACGTGGACCGCACTCGGTCCGACCCTCGTGTTCGCGGTGACTGCGCTGTTGCTGTTGGTCTTCGACAGCATCGACCCGGACACGACTAACCGCGGTCTGCTGGCTGGCACGGCGGCCTTCGGGTCGCTGGCGGCGGTCGGTCTCTCGGCGTGGTACCTCGTGGCTGGCACGGGCGAGGAGCCGATTTCGCTCTATCAGAACACCATCGTCGTGGACACGATGACGCTGTTCTTCGCGTTGGTGTTCGCCAGCGTCACCACGCTGGTCGTGGTCGCAAGTTACGACTACATGCGCGACCACTCCTATCAGGCGGAGTACTACGCGCTGGTCATGCTGGCGGCGACGGGGATGACGCTGATGGCGGCCGCGAACAGTCTCGCGGTCGTGTTCGTCAGCCTCGAACTCTCCAGTCTGCCGTCGTTCGCGCTGGTCGCCATCCTGAAGAAGAACCGCGGGAGCGTCGAGGCCGGTCTGAAGTACTTCCTCATCGGCGCGCTCTCGTCGGCCATCTTCGTCTACGGCATCAGCCTCGTCTACGGTGTCACCGGGTCGCTCCTCCTGCCGGAGGTCGCCGCGGGCGTCGCCGAGACGGACCTGACGGGCGTGCTGGGCATCGGCGTCATGATGATTCTGGGCGGGTTCGCCTACAAGACTGCCTCCGTGCCCTTCCACTTCTGGGCACCCGAGGCCTACGAAGGCGCGCCCGCACCGGTCGCGGCCTTCCTCTCGTCGGCGTCGAAGGCCGCCGGGTTCGCCGTGGCCTTCCGCGTGCTGACGGTCGCCTTCCCCATCGAGGACCTCGTTACCGGCGCGGCGGCCGGCGTGGACTGGGTTCTCGCGGCCCAGATTCTCGCGGTCGTCACCATGACGCTCGGTAACTTCGCGGCCGCGACCCAGAGCGAGGTCAAGCGGATGCTCGCGTACTCCTCGATTGGACACGCGGGCTACGTCCTCATCGCGCTGGCCGCTCTCTCGGGCGGTAGCGACCAGTTCGTGCTGGCGGGCGGGATGGCCCACCTGCTGGTCTACGGGTTCATGAACACGGGTGCGTTCCTGTTCATCGCCCTCGCGGAGTACTGGTCGGTCGGCCGGACCTTCGAGGACTACAACGGTCTGGCGACGCGGGCACCGTTCGCCTGCGTGGCGATGACCGTCTTCCTGTTCAGCCTCGCTGGCCTCCCGCCGTTCGGCGGCTTCATGAGCAAGTACTTCCTGTTCGCGGGCGCGGTCCGCGCAGGGTTCTGGTGGCTTGCCGCGGTCGGTGCCATCAACAGCGCGCTGTCGCTGTACTACTACTCGCGGGTCGTCAAGGCGATGTGGATAGAGGACGCCTCGGGCGACTTCGACATCGAGTCGAAGCCGGTCGGTCTCTACACCGCGCTCGTCGCGGCCGCCGTCGTGACGGTCCTGCTTCTGCCCGGCTTCGGTTCGGTCTGGCAGTTCGCCACAGACGCCGCCGCGGCGCTCGTGGCCTGAGTCGCTCGCTAATCGACTTCGGTTCGATTTCCGCGGTTCGATTTCCGCGAGTTCATTTTTCGGACCTGCTTCCGGAAGGTAGCTTCCGCTCGATTCTCACGGGCGAGACTGGCGACACCGGATAGCCATCGAGAGCAGTCCGCCGAAGCGACCTAAAATCCCAACGCTTCGACCGAAACCGACCACAACTCGTAGACGGTAGACTTTAGGCCGCGCAACAGGAACCGCGGGGTACGATGGTTTCCCGGCTGATACTCGGGTGTGGAACCGTCGGCCAGACCCTCGTGGAAGCGATTGCCGACGGGCAGGGAAGCCTGCTGGTCATCGACGACGCCGAGAGTCGCATCGACGCGCTCCGCGAGGAGGGCGTCTCCGCGACTGTCGGCGACCCGACCGACCGCGAGACGGTTTCGGCGGGCGTCGAGGACACCGAGGTTGTCGTCGTGGCCGACCGGAATCCCGAGACCAACCGCCGGTCAGCCGAACTCGCTGTCGAGTTGTTCCCCGAGGCCTACGTCGTCGCGTACCTCGGCAAGGGGTGTGACGAGAGCCAGCGTGGTCGGATAGTCGAGTTGGCGGACAACGTTATCGACCCGACCGCGGCGATAGTCGAGCAGGTGCTTGCGGTCTCGCTCGGCGAGAACGCGATTCGGACCTCGAACCTCCGGCGGGCGCTCCGGCGGGTGGACGGCAAACTCGCCGTCTTCATGCACGACAACCCCGACCCCGACGCCATCGCCAGCGCGGTGGCGCTGTGCCGAATCGCCGAGGAGGTCGGCGTCGAGGCCGAACCCTGCTACTTCGGCGACATCTCCCATCAGGAGAACCGGGCGTTCGTCAACCTGCTGGACCTCGATTTGCGGAACTTCGAGTCCGCCGACGAGTTGGACCGCGACGAGTTCGCGGGCATCGCGCTGGTGGACCACTCCCGACCGGGGGTCAACGACCAACTGCCCGAGGACACCGAGGTGGACATCGTAATCGACCACCACCCGCCGAAGGAACCCGTCGAGGCCGGATTCGTGGACCTCCGGAGCGACGTGGGCGCGACCTCGACCCTGCTGGCCGAACACATCCAGCGACTCGGGTTCGACCTCTCGGAATCGGTGGCGACTGGCCTCCTCTACGGCATCCGGGTGGACACCAAGGACTTCTCGCGGGAGGTCTCGACCGCCGACTTCGAGGCCGCCTCGTATCTCTTGCCCCGCGCCGACACCGGGATTCTGGACCGCGTTGAGAGTCCCTCGGTCAGCGCCGACACCTTCGAGACGATTGCGCGGGCCATCGGCAACCGGCGCATCGAGGGGACCGTACTGGCGACCTGCGTCGGGGCGCTGTCGGACCGCGATGCGCTGGCGCAGGCCGCCGACCACCTGCTGAACATGCAGGAAATCACGACGACGCTGGTCTACGGATTCATGAACGGCACCGTCTACGTCTCGGCCAGAGCGCGGGGGACCGACATCGACCTCGGCGAGACGATGCGGGCCGCGTTCGGCCAAATCGGGAGCGCGGGCGGCCACGCCGACATGGCGGGCGCGCAGATTCCCCTCGGCCTGTTGGGCGAAGTCGAGGAGGAAGAGGAGGCCTCGCTCGCCAGCGTCGTCAGCGACGTGATTACCGACCGCTTTTTCGAGACGGTCCAGTCTACGCCTCGGAGCGACGGCGAGTACTCCCACGGCGGCGAGGCGAGTTTCGACGCGACGGTGCTGGAAAGCGAGGACTGAGGCTCACCCGTTTCCACACATCAAAAGCAGTTTCTAACGATTGTTTTTATTTCTCTAGGAAACAATTACAATCGTCTCCGCGGTCGGCGCGTGTGAGCGCGACGCTCCCGCGTCGCGCCGCGTGCGAGGGATGAGTAGCGCAGGCCGTCAGGCCGAGGCTTGCGAGACGCTCGCGTCTCGCTGATCTGCGAACGTCGTTCGCAGACAACGCAATCGGTTGGGGAGGACGAGGTGCGGTAGCGGTGCGGGTGCGGTGACGCCTCGGCTTCGGGAGTAGATAGCTCTGAGTCACCCAGAAACTACCGGCGATTCCTCCTCGGTTTCATCTTCCGCCGGGCCGCTATCTACCGCGTCCCGAAATCAATCCCGTCCCCGAGTCTCTCGTTCGAACTCACCAGCCTCGAACTCCTCGTATCAGGAAGATGAAGCGGGAAGCCTTTTCACGGGCGACCGCATCCATTCGTGCATGGACGTGGCGGCAGCGGACGGCGGGACTGCCGACGGCAAGGCCAAGGTCAAAGACTACATGACCCGCGATGTGGCGACGGTATCGCCCGACGCGACCGTCAGGGAGGTGGCCCGACGCATCGCCGAGAGCGACGAACACAACGGCTATCCCGTCTGCGACGGACGGCGCGTCGAGGGGTTCGTCAACGCCCGCGACCTGCTTCTGGCCGACGACGAGGAGCCGATTTTCAAGGTGATGAGCCAAGACCTCATCGTGGCTCACCCCGACATGGACGTGAACGACGCCGCGCGCGTCATCCTCCGGTCGGGCATCCAGAAGCTACCGGTCGTGGACGACGCGGGCAACCTCGTTGGCATCATCTCGAACACGGATGTCATTCGCTCCCAAATCGAGCGTGCGACTCCCGAGAAGGTCGGCAAGCTCATGCGGACCCTCGAATCCATCCACGACACGAAGGTCGAGCAGACCCGCAGAGAAGTGTCGCTCGCGGACCTCACGCCCACGCAGGGCAAGGTCTACGCCGACGAACTGGAGGGTCGAATCTACGAACTGGAACGCGGACTGGCCGAACCGCTAGTGGTCATCGACTGCGCTCCTCGAAGCGACGAGAGCGACTTGCTTCTGGCCGACGGCCACCACCGCGTGATGGCCGCGGACAAAATCGACGTCGAGGACATGGACGCCTACGTCATCCTCGTGGACGACGACGTGGAACTCGGCATGCAGAAGACCGCCCAGAAGGAGGGCTTGGAGACGCTGGACGACGTGAAGGTCGTGGACTACGCCCGCCATCCCCTCGTCGAGACGACGAAACGACTCCAATAACAGACGCGCTACGTTCTCTATTCGACGCGCGATAGCCGACTGACCAATCGATTGTCTGGGTGTCTGCGTGAACGAAGTGAGCGCAGGCTCGGCGGACGCGGTTTGTCCGCCGGTGGACTGAAAGGGGCCGCCCGGTCGCGCTTGCATGGTCGGCTGAGCGACCACTATCCGGAGCGAGCGTCAGCGAGCGGGGGATATGTCGCTCAGCGACCGCGACCGGGCGGGGGCTTTCTAAGAAGACACGATAGCTACGGTGCTTGTCGTGGAGTTCGACCAAGTGGAAGCCGCGTACTCTACCTACCGAAGCGGGTTGCGGAATCTTAATGGACAGTCCGGCAATTATTACGAGTATGTACGACGAGGACGACCTCGCGGAGATACGCGACGCGAAGGAGGAGTGGGAAGAAGACACACTCGGCTCGGTCCTCGACGCTTACGGCGAGCGCAAAGACCGGTTCGCCACGGTCTCGAACCTCGAAGTGGACCGCCTCTACACCCCCGGCGACGTGGCCGACCTCGATTACGACGAGGAGGTCGGTTTCCCCGGCGAGGAGCCGTACACCCGAGGCCCGTACCCGACCATGTACCGCGGTCGGACGTGGACCATGCGCCAGTTCGCCGGGTTCGGCACCGCCGAGGAGACCAACGAGCGGTTCCACTACCTCATCGAGAACGGCCAGACCGGTCTCTCGACGGCGTTCGACATGCCCTCGCTGATGGGGAAGGATTCGGACGACCCCCTCTCGGACGGCGAGGTCGGCAAGGAGGGCGTGGCGGTTGACACCCTCAAGGACATGGAAATCCTGTTCGACGGCATCGACCTCGGCGAGGTCTCCACTTCCTTTACCATCAACCCCTCCGCGCCGGTCATCTACGCGATGTACATCGCGCTGGCCGACCAGCAGGGCGTCCCGCGCGAGGAGATTCGGGGCACGCTCCAGAACGACATGCTCAAGGAGTTCATCGCCCAGAAGGAGTGGGTCATCCCGCCCGAACCCTCGCTGGACATCGTGACCGACACCATCGAGTTTGCGGTCGAGGAGACGCCCAAAATCAAGCCGGTCTCCATCTCGGGTTACCACATTCGAGAGGCCGGTTCCACGGCGGTCCAAGAACTCGCGTTCACCCTCGCAGACGGCTTCGCCTACGTCGAGGACTGTCTCGACCGCGGGATGGACGTGGACGACTTCGGCCCGCAACTCTCCTTTTTCTTCAACTCCCACAACTCCATCTTCGAGGAGGTCGCCAAGTTCCGCGCGGCCCGTCGAATCTACGCCAACGTGATGGACGAGTGGTACGGTGCCGAGAAGGACGCGAGCAAGCAACTCAAATTCCACACCCAGACCGCGGGCCAGAGCCTGACCGCCCAACAGCCGATGAACAACATCGTTCGGGTGACGATTCAGGCCCTCGCGGGCGTGCTGGGCGGGACCCAGAGTCTCCACACCAACAGCTTCGACGAGGCCCTCGCGCTCCCCTCCGAGGAGGCCGTCCGAGTTGCCCTGCGGACCCAGCAAATCATCGCCGAGGAGTCCGGCGCGGCCGACATCGTGGACCCTCTCGGTGGGTCGTTCGCGGTCGAGAGCCTCACCGACGAGACCGAGGAGAAGGCGATGGCCTACATCGAGGAAATCAAGGAGATGGGCGACGGGTCGGTCCGTGACGGCGTGCTGGAAGGCATCGAGCAGGGCTACTTCCACCGCGAGATTCAGGACGCCTCCTACGAGTACCAAGAGCGCGTCGAGGAGGGCAAAGAGACCGTCGTCGGCGTCAACAAGTACGAGATGGACGAGGACACCAAGCCGGACATCCTCGAAGTGGACGAAGAAGTCCAAGACCGACAACTCGACCGCCTCTCGGAGGTCAAGGAGGAGCGCGACGACGCCGAAGTCGAGGCCGCCTTGGACGACCTGCAGGATGCCATCGACAACGACGAGAACGTGATGCCCGCCATCATCGACGCGGTGAAGGCCTACGCCACGATGGGCGAGATTATGAAGGTCTTCGAGGCCGAGTACGGGAGCTATCAGGAGACGGTGAGTTTGGCGTAAGTCGGTCGAGCGCGAGTCGCTCGGCGTTGGTCTCCGCTCCCGCCCATATTTTCCAGAGTGTAATATAAACTAGAAAAGTTATATTAGTGATTAGTACGTCTGAATTTATTGCAGATGAGTTCGAGACGAAACTTCCTCAAGAAGCTCGGTGCAGTAAGTACAACAGGAATCGCCGGGACCGCGGCCCTGTCGGGTTCCGCCGCGGCGGACATGCCCGCGGTCGATTGGGTACCCGCCGACTCCAGCAACTACACGAGCGCCAACCGCGGTGCGAGCGACATCAACTGGATTATCGTCCACACGGTTCAAGGGTCGGCCAGTAGCGCAGTCAACTGGTTCCAAGACCCCGACGCGGACGTGAGCGCCCACTTCACCGTCGCTGAGGACGGCTACCTCTATCAGAGCCTCTCGGAACTCAACATCGGCTGGCACGCCGGCGACTGGAGCTACAACGAGGCCTCCATCGGCATCGAACACGGCGGCTACGTCAGCGGCACCTACGAGGACGCCCAGTACCGCAAGTCGGCCGACCTCGTTGCCTACCTCTGCGAGCAGTACGACATCCCGAAGCAACGCGCTACGTGGGTCCCCACCGACGCGGGAGACAACACGACCGGTGGCATCATCGGCCACGACCAAGTTCCGGGTAGCACCCATACCGACCCCGGCGACAACTGGGACTGGAGCTACTTCATCGACCTCGTGAACTCGTACTGAGCGGACGGACCGCGCCGACTCTCCGAGTTGGCGTCTTTCGCGGGTAGCGTCTCCGAACTTACTTCCGGCGGCGACACGTGAGCTATTCTCATGGGCTACACCGTACAGTACTACGACCTCGTGCTGGTCTCCATCTTCGCCACGATGGGCCTCGGCGCTGGTGTCGGCGTCCTCACGCCGCTGGCGCTTCCGACCGCCGTGACCGTCGCGGGGGTGGCCGCCGCGCTCGTCATCGCCCACGGCTTGTTCGTCAACGGCCCGGTTGACGGTCCCGAGGACCTGACCGACGAAGTGGACGCGCTCAACTGACGAGTTCCCCCGAGAGGACTCAGTGTAGGTAGAACCTACTCACCGAATACTACAGCCTGCGGTCGGGAACGCGGCGCTTGCTCCGGGTACAGGCGTGTTAACTCGCGCCAACCTTTATTGCTCTCCTGAGTGAGTAGTATAACGAACGTATGCCCGAAGATACCGCCGAACTCGAAGCACGGCTCGAGGAGCAAGACGAGTTCGAGCCACCCGAGGAGTTCGTGTCGCAGGCGAACGTCTCCGACGACTCCATCTACGACGAGTTCGAGGAGGACTGGCCCGACTGCTGGGAGCGGGCGGCAGAACTCTTGGACTGGGAGAAAGAGTACGACACGGTGCTGGACGACTCGAACCCGCCCTTTTACGAGTGGTTCACCGGCGGCGAGTTGAACGCTTCCGCCAACTGTCTGGACCGCCACCTCGAAGACCGAGGCGACGAGGCCGCAATCGAGTGGGTCGGCGAACCCACCGACGAGGACAACCGGACTTACACCTACGCGGAACTCCACCGCGAGGTCAACGAGTTCGCAGAGGCGCTCCGCGAGATGGGCGTCGGCGAGGACGACGTGGTGACGATGTACATGCCGATGATTCCGGAGTTGCCAATCGCCATGTTGGCCTGCGCTCGCATCGGCGCTCCGCACTCGGTCGTGTTCGCTGGCTTCTCCGCGGAAGCACTCGCCACCCGGATGGAGTCTGCCGACTCCGAGTACCTCGTGACTGCGAACGGGTACTTCCGGCGCGGCGACCCCCTCGACCACTACGAGAAGACCCGCGAGGGGCTGAACGACGTGAGCCACGAGGTGTCGGACGTGGTGGTCGTAGACCGCCTCGGCGAACACGGGCACGGCCACGACCTCGAATCGAACGAACACGACTATCAGGGCCTCGTGGACGACCAATCCGGCGCGGAGGTCGAACCGGTCTCGCGTGACGCCGAGGACATGCTGTTTTTGATGTACACCTCGGGGACCACGGGACAACCGAAAGGCGTGAAACATACGACCGGGGGCTATCTCGCGTGGACGGCGTGGACCTCCCAAGCGGTGCTGGACATCAAGCCCGAGGACACCTACTTCTGCTCGGCCGACATCGGGTGGATTACCGGCCACTCCTACATCGTTTACGGTCCCCTCGCCCTCGGCACGACGACCATGATGTACGAGGGAACGCCCGACCACCCGGAACGCGACCGCCTCTGGGAAATCATCGAGGAGTACGAGGCCACCCAACTCTACACCGCGCCGACTGCGATTCGGGCGTTCATGAAGTGGGGCGACGACTACCCGAACCAGCACGACCTGTCGAGTCTGCGCTTGCTGGGGACTGTCGGCGAACCCATCAACCCCCGAGCGTGGAAGTGGTACTACACCAACATCGGTGACGAGTCTTGCCCTATCGTGGACACGTGGTGGCAGACCGAGACCGGCGGTATGATGGTCACGACTCTGCCGGGCGTCAAGACGATGAAACCCGGTTCCGCCGGGCCGCCCTTGCCGGGGGTTGACGCGCAGGTCGTGGACGCCAACGGCGAGGAGGTCGATGCCGGACAGGCGGGCTACCTCACGGTCCAGAAACCGTGGCCGGGGATGCTCCGGACCCTCTACAACAACGACGAGCGGTACGTCCAAGAGTACTGGGCGGAGTACTCGGACACCGATTCCGACGACCCCGAGGACTGGGTGTACTTCCCGGAGGACGGCGCGAAGATAGACGAGGACGGCTACATCACGGTGCTGGGCCGAGTTGACGACGTGCTGAACGTCTCGGGCCACCGCCTCGGCACGATGGAGATAGAATCGGCAATCGTCGGCGTCGAAGGGGTCGCCGAGGCCGCGGTCGTGGGCGGCCACCACGACGTGAAGGGCGAGGCGGTCTACGCCTACGTCATCACCGAGGACGGCTACGAGGGCGACGCGCAACTGCGCGAGCGAATCGAGGAGGGCGTCGAGGACGCCATCGGCCCCATCGCTCGCCCCGAGGCGGTCGTGTTCACGCCCGAACTCCCCAAGACGCGCTCGGGCAAAATCATGCGCAGACTCCTCGAAGACATCGCCAACGGCGCGGAGTTAGGCGACACCTCGACCCTCCGGAATCCCGACGTGGTCGAGGACATTCAGCAGAAGGTCGGCGGAGACTGAGGGCGGCGACTGCCGGGGCGCGCTCGGTGCGACAGACCACGGGCGAACGCTCGGTGAACCTCCCACCGGGACGCGCCCAGTGAAACATTCCACCAGAGTGCGCCCGGTGGCACTATCCACAGTCTGGGTGGACTGAAAGGGGCCGGTCGCTCGCGCAACGCTTGGTCGTCTCCGCGGGCCACTATTCGCGGCGGGCAGTGTGGAGAGCCGCGAATATCCCGCGGAGCGACAGCGAGCGACCGGGGGCTTTCTAAATCACTCTCGAAAATCCGTTCTCGACGCTCTGGTCTACCCTTCCAGCGACTGCAAACTCACCGAGCCAAAACCCCGTCTCACGACCCAAGCCAGTCGTTCGTGGAGACCGGTTCGCCCACGTCGCGGCAGATTTCCGCGCCCTTCTTCCGCACCTTTCGACTCGACGGGAGTTTCTTGTCGTCCCGAATCGTCGTCTCTATCCACGTCGCCAGTCGCTGGGCCTCGGTCTTGCCCGCGACTTCGCGGACCTCCTCGATGGACTTCTGGTAGGCGCGGCGCTGGGACCGGCCCTCTTTCTTGGATTCGTACTGCTCGTGAGAGCCGAGAGCGTCCTTGACCGCCCGGTCGATGTCCCGCATGGATTGCTTGATGCTCACGCGGAAGGCTACGACGTTTCCGCGGGAATAGTTGGTGGGCGAGGAGATAGCCGATTTTCCGATTCGATAGCAATTACTCGCCCTGTCCTAAATTTTTCCCCGCTAAGCTTTGCACCCACCAGAACGTATATCATGAAAGTCACAGACAATTCCAGTATGCACAAACCCCTGCTCGTGACCGACTTTCTGGACCGGGCGCGAGACCACTACGGCGACCAAGAGGCCATCGTGGCGACCACCGGCGAGCGGTACACCTACGACGAGTTCGGCGAGCGCGCCGACCGACTCTCGTCTGCGCTGGCCGACCGGGGTATCGAGAAGGGCGACCGAGTGGCCGTGCTGGACCCCAACACCCACTACCAACTGATAGCGGCCTACGGCATCATGCAGTTGGGGGCGGTCCACACGCCGCTGAACTACCGGTTGACGCCCGACGACTACGAGTACATCCTGAACGACGCCGGAGTGGACGCCGTTATCGCCGACTACGAGTACGCCGAGAAAATCGAGGCGGTCCGGGATTCAGTCTCGACCGAGGTGTTCATCTCGAACGACACGGACGCGACCGAGGGCGACTGGGAGGACTTCGACGAGGTGATTCGGAGCGCAGACGCCGACGACTACGAGCGACCCCCGATGGACGAGGGCGAAGTTATCACCATCAACTACACCTCCGGGACCACGGGCGACCCGAAGGGCGTGATGCGGACCCACCGGACCGAGACCCTCCACGCCTACCTGATTACCGTTCACCAAGAGATTCGGGACGACGACGTGTACCTCTGGACGCTCCCGATGTTCCACGTCAACGGGTGGGGTCACATCTACGCCATCACCGGGATGGGAGCCAAGCACGTCTGCGCTCGCGGCGTCAACGCCGCCGAAATCTTCGACGTGGTGGTCGAGGAG
This genomic window contains:
- the acs gene encoding acetate--CoA ligase, producing MPEDTAELEARLEEQDEFEPPEEFVSQANVSDDSIYDEFEEDWPDCWERAAELLDWEKEYDTVLDDSNPPFYEWFTGGELNASANCLDRHLEDRGDEAAIEWVGEPTDEDNRTYTYAELHREVNEFAEALREMGVGEDDVVTMYMPMIPELPIAMLACARIGAPHSVVFAGFSAEALATRMESADSEYLVTANGYFRRGDPLDHYEKTREGLNDVSHEVSDVVVVDRLGEHGHGHDLESNEHDYQGLVDDQSGAEVEPVSRDAEDMLFLMYTSGTTGQPKGVKHTTGGYLAWTAWTSQAVLDIKPEDTYFCSADIGWITGHSYIVYGPLALGTTTMMYEGTPDHPERDRLWEIIEEYEATQLYTAPTAIRAFMKWGDDYPNQHDLSSLRLLGTVGEPINPRAWKWYYTNIGDESCPIVDTWWQTETGGMMVTTLPGVKTMKPGSAGPPLPGVDAQVVDANGEEVDAGQAGYLTVQKPWPGMLRTLYNNDERYVQEYWAEYSDTDSDDPEDWVYFPEDGAKIDEDGYITVLGRVDDVLNVSGHRLGTMEIESAIVGVEGVAEAAVVGGHHDVKGEAVYAYVITEDGYEGDAQLRERIEEGVEDAIGPIARPEAVVFTPELPKTRSGKIMRRLLEDIANGAELGDTSTLRNPDVVEDIQQKVGGD